The window TGGGGGTATAAAAATTCGTCTTTGTTGGGTGTTGGTGCCACTAGCTTGCCTCTGTCCCTAACAGGGCTTTGGTGCGACGCGTCAGACGAGCTTTGCGCCGATTGCCAGTATTGCGGTGTATCACCCCCGTCTTCACTGCTCGATCGATTTTGCTAAATGCCAGGGCTAGGCGCCGATCGAGGTCTGCTTTGTTTTCGTCGGTGGGGTTGGCTTTATATAATTCCAGGGCACGGAGGTAGTTTTTAGTCAAGGTGGCAATGGCTGACTTGTAGGACTTGTTGCGGAGGCGATTCCGCTCTGCTATCTTGGCTTTTTTGGCTGCCGACTTGATGTTTGCCATGAAAAGTCTTGGAAAAGTGCATACATTATTCTAACATAGGGTAATGAATTGCACAAAAATTTATGGATGCATTCAGCTCATTTCCCCCCCCTTGGACGGCAGCGGCAAAACATGGGGTTGATTTTACCTGCCCTAGCTGTGGTCGGAGTTCCCGTGCCGCTAAGGATGTGTGGATTAACCGCCGCTCGCCTCTGTATCGGGATAATCGCCGCGTGTGGCAGGAGTTTTATCTCTGTGAGTGTGGCACAGCTTGGTGGGGTTGGAATGATGAACGCCCCCCTTCGCCTTTGGTCATTGAGTTGCGGGAGGAGTGAATGCTAAAAAACGATCGGTGGATTATCGAACAGGCAAAGCAGGGGATGATTGACCCCTTTGAACCGTCTTTGGTATCTGAGGTGGAGGGACGTAAGGTAGTCAGCTATGGTCTTTCCAGTTACGGTTATGATGTGCGCCTGGCTCCCAACGACTTCCGTATTTTTCGCCATATCCCTGGCACGGTCGTCAATCCCAAAAATTTCAATCCCCAAAACCTAGAATCTGTCCCCCTACAACGGGACGAGTACGGGGAGTTTTTTATCATTCCTGCCAATTCCTACGGTTTGGGAGTCTCCCTGGAACGTCTGTGTATTCCCCCTAACATCACGGTCATTTGTATCGGTAAATCGACGATGGCACGCTGCGGCATTATTGCCAATATCACTCCCGTTGAAGCTAGTTGGCACGGCTTTCTCACCCTGGAATTTAGCAATTCTTCCAGTGCTGATTGTCGTATCTACGCCAATGAAGGAGTAATCCAACTCCTGTTTTTCGAGGGGGAACCCTGCCAAACAACTTACGCCGATCGTAAGGGGAAATATCAGAATCAGCCCCAGGCTGTCACCTTTGCCCGTTGAGGTATGCCTCCAGTTGGCTGAGGGTGTCGCGGTGCCCTTGGACTAGTACATGGTCGTTGCGGGTGATAATTTGTACCTGTTCTAATTTCTGTGCCCCCCGCCAGTAAAACCAGCCCGCTAGGGGCGCTCCCCCCACTAGTAGGTAAAGACTATTCCCCCCTTCAGGGAGCAGAAAGGAGAGCACTAGACTAAGACAGAGAAGCCCGATCGCTGCCAGTACTGTTAAAAATAGGGCTAATCCCACACTGCCCTTAATTTTGCCCTCCAGAATGACCATATCCCGATCGGGGTCAATTGCCTTTATGCGGTAACCTAATTGCAGCAGGTAATCCCGCAGGGGTGGGACAAGTTGAGGGTCAGATAGCGCCAGTTCAGCCCTACGCTCCTTCACGGAACCTGCCACAAAGAAGACTAAGCCCACTAAGAGCAGGAAAGTCAATACCAGGGTGGAATAATAACTGAGTTCGCTCACAGGGATTTGACAGTTTCAAAGAAGAAGCGGACGTTTTCTTCGGGGGTGGTGGAGAGTACCCCGTGCCCCAAATTCATAATATGTCCTTTTCCTCCTGCTTGCTCTACCACTAGCTCAATCTGTGCCCGAATGTAATCTTGGGGAGCAAACAAAATACAGGGGTCAAGGTTACCCTGCACGGCGATATTTTCCCCCAGTCGCTGGCGCGCTTCCTTCATGTTTACCATCCAATCCAGACTGATCACATCCACCCCCGTCTGGGCCATGCGTTCCAAAATGCCAGCACTGCCGCAAATATAGAGAATGAGGGGAACATCGGGATAACGATCGTGGACATAATCAACAATCTGTTTGGTATAGGGCATGGCAAAGGTTTCGTATTCCGTCGGTGCCAGATTCCCTGCCCAGGAGTCAAATAGCTGGACAGCCTGTGCCCCAGATTCAATTTGGTAGCAAATATAAATAGCAATATTTTCCGCCAGGATGGAGAGAAACTTGTGCAGCAGTTGGGGGTTCTGGTAGGACATGGATTTGATCATGACAAAGTCTTTAGAACTTTTCCCCTCGATGGCATAGGCAGCTAACGTCCAGGGAGCACCGACAAAACCTAACACCACTGCTTGGTCTTTCACTTCCTGTCTGAGGGTGCGCAATATCTGCTTGATGAATGGCAAAGATTCATTGGGTTTGAGGGTGTAGAGACGATCGACCTGTTCTTTCGTGCGAATCGGGGGGTCAATAATTGGTCCGCGGCTTTCAATTATGTCAAATTCAATCCCCATACCAGGGAGAGGGGTCAGTATGTCGGAAAACATGATCACCCCGTCGGGATGAAAAGCATGAAAGGGCTGCAGGGAAATCTCCACCGCGATGTCGGGATTCTCCGAGCGTTGCCTAAAGTCAGGATAGCGCTCCCTCAGTTCCCGATAGGCTTGCATGTACCTTCCCGCTTGCCGCATCATCCACACCGGCGGACGGTCTAAGGTTTCTCCCCGCGCTGCCCGCAATAACCGATCGTTACCCCCCATTCTTAAAATATTCCTCTATTTACAGCAGTGTCCATTATATTGCCTGTATATCTAGCTTAGCCACAGTGGGGGCTTTGACACCCACCAAGTGAGTACAAATCCTTAAAAATTTTAAGATATATTGTGAATGGTAAATTTTTTTATAGTTTAAGGGCGCAAATTATGCTCTCCCCCCCACCCATTCCCTCCCGTACTGATGCTTTGCCCCGCTTTCCCTGGCGCTGGCTGGTGTTCGTGGTGTTGGCAGGGGTATTGGTAGTGCTGCTATGGCTGTGGTGGTTTCCCCCTGCCGATGCCTATACCCGATCGGTGTTATCCCTCAAGGGGGACGCGGAAAAGGGACGGTCGATTTTTGTCATGAATTGTGTACCCTGTCATGGGCAGTGGGCGGAAGGGGAAGTGGGTCCCAGTTTACATGGGGTGGCAAGGCACAGGTCGAGACAACAGTTGGTACATCAAATTATCAGCGGTGAAACGCCCCCCATGCCTAAGTTCCAAGCGGAACCGCAAATGATGGCGGATTTACTGGAGTACCTCAATCAGCTTTAGTTCCTGCCAGACCCGATCGAGGAGTTGATCAATCCCTGTGCGCGTAGCAGCGGAGATAAGGAGAGGGGGAAAACCGAGAATATCGGCAAACTGGGCTTGCCAGTGGTGGGGGTCTGCTACTGCATCGATTTTGTTGAGGGCAAGGATGCGTCGTTTTTCTGGTAAACCGTGACCATAGGCGGCTAGTTCCTTGAGGATTGTGTGATAGTCACCGATCGGGTCAGGAGCTGTCAGATCAACCAAATGGATGAGCAAGCGCGTTCGTTCGATGTGGCGGAGGAAGTCATGGCCTAGTCCTACGCCTAGGTGGGCACCCTCAATCAGCCCAGGAATGTCAGCAAAAACTACGCCATCGCCATCGGGTTTGGAGACTACCCCTAAATTGGGAACTAGGGTGGTAAAAGGATAATCGGCAATTTTGGGGCGGGCTGCTGAAACAACCGAGATAAGGGTGGATTTGCCCGCATTGGGTAAGCCAATAATACCCACATCCGCTAGGAGTTTTAGTTCTAGCCGCAGATGCCGCCGTTCCCCTGGCAAGCCCGGCAGAGCATATTCAGGAGCGCGGTTGGAATTGCTAAGGAAATGCTGATTGCCTAAGCCCCCCTTGCCCCCCTTGGCTACTACCAGTTCCTGTCCTGGCTCTGTGAGGTCTCCCAAAATCTCGTCCCGATCGATGTCAATTACCACTGTGCCACAGGGCACTCTGATGCGGGTATCAGCGCCATTTGCCCCCGTCATGTTGTTGGGACCACCCCGTTTGCCAGGTTCCGCCTTAAACACCTTCTGGTAGCGAAAATCTAGGAGGGTTTGCAGGTCATGGGTAGCCACGAGAATCACGGAGCCACCCCAACCGCCATTGCCCCCTGAGGGTCCCCCCGCTGGCACATACTTTTCCCTGCGGAAGGCCACAATACCGTCGCCCCCCTTGCCCCCCTGCACAATAATTTCCGCTTGGTCAATGAATTGCATCGCTGTAGTTGGCCAACTGCAATAGCAACTGCCAATGCTCAGGACTGACAGGTACAACCGACAAGCGGCTGTTAGTGAGCAAAGCAAACCCGACAAAACCAGGGTGAGATTTAATTTTAGCCAAACTAACGGGCTGGGGGAGAGGCGCTACCTTTTCCAGGTCAAATACTACTAACTTAGGGTCATTGTGTTGGGGGTCGGGATAGGGAGCAGAAATTACTCTGGCAATTCCGACTGCCCGCCGCTCTTCTCCCGTGTGGTAAATCAGGGCTAAGTCCCCCACTTGGATGGTCCTGATGTATTTCAAGGCTAAATTGTTCGCCACCCCGTCCCAAACGGTAGTCCCATCCCGATCGAGGTCACTGTAACTGTAAACGTGGGGTTCCGTCTTCAGCAGCCAGTATGCCATCTAAGCCTTGGGAGTGAGGAGCTTGACTTGAGCGATCGGGGCACGACAGTTATCGCCCAGCAAATAGGCATAACCATCAGCAGTTTTCACCCCCACACAGGGATAGAGGTACACAAACAAATCCCCTAGGTTTTCATCAATTAACAGCTGGAATTTGGGCAGACCCTCAATCATCTCCCCCTCTAGGAAATTTTCCTTGGGTGTTTGGCGCAGGAGGGAGGTAAACGTAAAAGTGTCGTTGACTTGGGCATATTCCTGGCGCTTACCCCAGTCTAGTAGTTCGTAGGTAATTGCAGACCCGATCGTAGTTGTCCAAAATGCCTTGGTTGTCAATTCCTGTGACGCTTGCTGTGCCTGCTGGGCGAGGACAGACCGATCGATGTTGTCCCAGCCGTACATAGTAAGTACCCACTCATAGCTTTTACCGTAGGGTTGCACCAAAACTGTTACTGTATTACTGTAAGCACTATCTGCAGGCAAGCGGGAGAGGGCAGGACCTACCTGCCAGTCCAAACGACGATAGAATTCCTCCACAGCTTCCAGTTCCGCTCGGATTGCCAGCCATGCCCATTGGGTAGTTTTGCCCTGCAGCCAGGTGAGATAGTCGATATAGCCAACGGGGGGCGCTTCCGCGTGTACCTCAATTTTGCGCATAGCCAACCTGAATATTAAGTTGTTTTAAGTTATTCTACCTTCTTTAAGCACAGGGCAAATCTCTAGGTTAGACTTGGGAGTAATTCTTTACCAAAAGAGGAGCAATCCCTAATGTCTCACACTGTAAAAATTTACGATACCTGCATTGGTTGCACCCAGTGCGTCCGTGCTTGCCCCTGCGATGTGCTGGAGATGGTACCCTGGGATGGCTGCAAGGCTGGTCAAATTGCGTCGGCTCCCCGTACAGAGGACTGTATTGGTTGCAAGCGCTGTGAAACTGCCTGCCCCACCGACTTCCTCAGCATTCGCGTTTACCTGGGGGCGGAAACTACCCGCAGTATGGCTCTGACCTACTAGCTATCATTGCGCGGGGGGGAGTGCTAGCAGTTACTCCTCCTTGCTTTGTAGCCAGTATTTGACTTGTTGTTCCACATTGGCAATATCGATCGGCTTAGGGATGTAGTCATTACACCCCGCTGCCAGAGCAGATTCGCGGTCTCCCTTCATAGCATGGGCAGTGATCGCAATAATGGGAGTTTTATTACCACTTTGACGGATTTGGCGGGCAATTTCCCAGCCATCTACTTCGGGTAGGGCGAGGTCGAGGAGGATCAAATCCGCCCGATGTTTTTGCAGCCAAGCAAGGGCATCTTTGCCATTGTTGATACACACTAATTGGTAGTCATCCTCGAGGACTTGTTTGAGGAGGATTTGGTTGTCGATGGAGTCTTCAATAATCAGAATCAGACGGTTTATGTCAGTTCTCCTTCTACTTCCAAGCGACTAAATTCCCCTACCCTGGCAAATGTGTCTGCCAGTTGGTCAGTGATCGCTGATTCTACCCACCCCAGCTGCCGCAGGACATAGATAGCAACTGCCTGTTTTGCTCGCTTGCTGCCGTCAGCAACTTTGATAGCGATGCCTAGTCCTTCTGCTATCTTACCTAAGCACTGTAGGCCCTCTGCACCCGATTTGCTTAGAATTGTCCCTCCAGTTACCGTCATCACTTCTGTATCAAACTCTCCCTTCCCTGCTACCAGTTCGGGATAGGTGGTCATGGCTCTAGCAATGCGCTCTAGGTGCAAGTGTTCATAGCCTGACAGAAAGGCGTATAAACTAGCCAGTTGACCAATCTCCAATAGATAGGTGGGAGCCGTACAGTCATCATGGGCATACACCAGTTCTGCAGGGGGCATATGCAATAGTTCCCCTAGTTTTTCCCGAATCAGTTGTTGGACAGGGTGGTCGCGGTCAGTGTAAGTGGCAATATCCCAGTTCTGCTGGCGACAAACGGCTAGCATCCCCGCATGTTTACCAGAACAGTTGTGCTGTAGGGAGCTGTCCCGATCGCCTTTGGGGCATTTGAGGTATTCGGGCTCCACATCACACTGCCAGAGAATGTGGAAGACAAGGCGACTCTGTTCGATCGTTCCCTGGTGAGACCCACACATAAGGGCAAGGTGACGATCGTTGAGATGGAAACGGTCTAGAGTACCAGTGGTAACAACGGGGAGAGCTTGAATGGGTTTAAGGCAAGAGCGGGCAAAGATGGGGTGTTCAAAGTCACCAGCAGCAGCAATGATCCGACCGCGGTGATCGGCAACCGCCACATCACAGTAGTGAATAGATTCGGTGATACCCTCTCGCAACAGACGAACTACCAAGGGGGCAGAGCGGGGGCGACGGCTCATGTAGTCCTCCGGGGCGAAGCGCTAATAGGGGCAGGCAGTTTAAGGTAGGGGAGTGGTAAGCAGGGTAAATTATGGAATCCCAATATTGGCAGTACCGCGAAGTATCTATTCACTACGTGCAGTTGGGAAGTAATCCCGACTATCCCCCCTTGTTGTTGGTACATGGGTTTGGCGCTTCTACGGATCACTGGCGTAAAAATATCACAGAACTGGGGCAAGAGTTAGAGGTATGGGCAATTGACCTACTGGGGTTTGGCAGGTCACAGAAACCACGCTGGCGTTACTCCGCTGATTTGTGGCGGGATCAGCTCCTCAATTTTATCAAAGAGAAAATCCAACGACCGACCATTTTAGTAGGAAACTCCTTAGGGGGCTACGTCTCCCTGTGCTGTGCTGCTGATGCCAAGGAATGGGTGGCAGGTGTTATCCTCCTCAACAGTGCCGGTGCCTTCAGTGATTCTACCCCCCTCGGTGCCCAACCCCCAAGTCCTTGGACAAAGTTGCTCCGATCGGCTATCCGCGCTCTCCTGCAGCAGTCTTGGTTTAGTTATCTCCTCTTCCAATTTGTGCGGCAAAAATCGCAAATCCGCAAAACTCTGTTACAGGTCTATGTCGATAAGTCAGCTGTGACAGAACAGTTAGTGGAGGAAATCTATCGCCCCTCCTGTGACCCAGGGGCTGCCCATGTCTTTGCCTCGGTCTTTACCAGCCGCCAGGGACGTACGGTAGACCAACTACTGCAGACTATAGATTGTCCCCTACTGGCTATCTGGGGCACCGGTGACCCCTGGATGGACTGTGCTACTAGGAGTCAAAAATTCCGCACCTATTACCCCGACCTGCAGGAAGTTTTTCTCCCCGCTGGGCACTGCCCCCATGACGAAGCACCGAAAGCAGTCAATGAAGCAATTCGATCGTGGCTGCGGACCTGTGTTAGAGGCTGTACCGTTCCCTAAACAGTTGTTTAACTTTTTCTAATTCCACCGCCATCCGTTCCAGAGTGATAGCTAGGGAATCGATCTGCTGGGCTTTCGCCTCCCTTTCCAAGTTGACTGCCAGGGTTTGCATCTCTTGCGCTCCCACATTAGCACTTGCCCCCTTGATGTGGTGTGCCTCCTTGGCTACCCTATCCCAGTCTGTACCCCTCTGTGCTAGCTTGGCTGCTTCCAGGTGTAGTTCCGTGTCCTCTATATAGACTTGCAGTAGTTCTGCTTCAAAGTCCCGATCGTTGTCCGAGACAGTTGCCAGGTAGTTGAGGTCAATACTATGCATCTCAGGGAGTAGGCTGAGGAGTTTCAGAGGCTACAGCTATGGCTTCTCCTACACCACGGCGGACTTCTGTACCGAATTGTTCCAGTACCACAGAGGGAGTCAAGCCAGTTATGTCAATTGCTTTCACCAACACCTTGCCATCAGCAATCCTCTGACCAGGACGAATTGTGCGGCTAGGCAAGCGGTCACCAGGTATACTGGCGATTGCCAACACTTCGGAACCAATTTGCAGAACTCCCGCAATACGCACTTGCTTGGCTTCCACAGGCTCCGGCGGCGGTGGAACTTCACTGGGAGCAGCAATTGGTTCTTTGACAACAATTGTACCCCTCGGTGCTCTGGGGGGACGGGGGCGGGGTGGCGGAGCAGCTGTTGCCTTAGGCGGTGGCGGGAGCGGTGGAATTTGTGCATCCAGTTCTTGGAAGGGGTCCTTCCTCCCTTCAGTAGCTTTTAGTTGCTTGAGCCGTTCTTCCCGATCGATGGGGTCAATCAAATCAACAGGAGGTTGCACAATAGGGGGCGCGGTGAAGGGTTCAGCCATAGTGACTTTAGGTAAGGGCTTAGCTTCAGCTACCTTATCTTCTGCGGCAGGAATAACACAGGGCGGTATATTAGTCGCACTGCAGAAGCGTAATTGCTTGTTATTAGCTAATTCTCGCACCTGTTGACAGATTTGCCCTAAATTCCGCCTCTGCGTTTTAATTAGTCTGGGTTTGGGAATATTCTCGAAAGCTTCACGAGTGATATTGCCGTCTTTGTCAAAATAAACCGAACACTCCCTCGTCACCTCTTCGTTGGGGTCTCCACAGGCACTCAGTAGTCCCACTAGCATCAGCCCCATTGCCACGGCGGAATATTTGCGCATACCTGACTTCAACTCCTTCGCCACGATTCTAGTCCCTTGGGGCAGATTTGGCAACCATAAAAAGTCATTCCTCTTGGTCAAGACCATGGGTGAATTCAGCATTGTTTTGTTCCAAAATGACAAGAGGACGCTCACTAACTTCGATCGTTTTTACCAGCACTTTGTTATCTGCTAAACGCTCCCCTTCTGTGACATATTGGGTTGTACCGCCCGGCACAGACACAATCGCATAGTTTTTGCCGCCAATTGCCATAGCGCCCATGACTCTGATCTTTTCTGCTTCTAGGGGGGGAGGCGTGGTTTTTTCCACCACAGTTGGGGCAGGTAATTCTTCTTTTTGTGCTGGCACAGGAACTGTGGGTCTAGGGGGTAATTGTGGCATTGGGGGAGGGGGTAATGCTGTGGCAAAGGATGGGGGTTCAGGAGTTGTCTCTGGTATAGGTAGTTCCTCAACCACCGCAGGTGGACTCGCTAAATTAAAGGAAGGAATGCTACTTACTTCTCCTTTGGCAAACAGCACACCTGAATATCGAGGATTTGTTTTTACAGACTTATTTTTACCAGAATCTGCCAGGTTAGGCAGTTCACCCGATCGGTCAATTCCTGAAAACAGCAAACTGTGGAGAATCCCTATCCCTATAACACAAGCCCCAATTGCCACATACCTCTTCATTGTTTTGGGCACCTAAACCATCACCCTATTCCCTACTACAAAAGGCAAAAATTGTAAAGGCTTACCTCTAGTTTCACTGATAATTTTACCCTGGGCATAGACCACCTGACCATTGACGATTGTATATTGGGGAAATCCTGTTAACCGCCAGCCAGTAAACGGGCTCCAACCGCATTTTGTCTGTAATTGTGTAGTTTCTACTGTTTGCCAGCGGTTAAGATCAACTAAGACTAAATCGGCATCCCAACCAACTCTAATTTCCCCTTTGCGGGGAATGCCATAGGCTATAGCCACATTGCGACTCAACCAATTACTCACTTGGAAGAGAGTGCATTTGCCCTGGACAGCGGCTGTCAACATTAGAGGGAGAGAAGTCTCTACCCCTGGCATACCTGAGGGGGAGTGGGGGTAGGGTTTGGCTTTTTCCTCTAGGGTGTGGGGAGCATGGTCAGTAGCAATAAAATCTAGAATACCGTCCTGTAATCCCTGCCAGAGGGCAGCGTTATCTGCTTCCGATCGCAGAGGCGGGTTCATCTGGGCTAGGGTGCCTAGGGTCTCGTAGGCAGCGGTATTGAGAAATAGGTGCTGGGGTGTAACTTCGGCGGTGATCCAGGGAGCCTTGTACTGGCGGAGGTAGTCCACTTCTAACTTAGTGGAGAGATGGAGAATGTGCAGACGACGACGATACTTAAGGGAGAGATGTACAGCTTTAATGGTGGCTAGCAGAGCGGCTTGATCGTCTTGGATCAGGGAATGTAAACAGGGGTTAGCTGCCGGGAGATTGTCCAGTATTGCCGCTCGTCTCTGGCGAATACGCTGTTGGTCTTCCGCATGCACGGCAATTAGACGACTACCCTGGGCAAAAATTCGCTCTAACAACTCGTCGTCATCTACTAGCAAATCCCCGTGCATTGACCCCATGAAAATCTTGATGCCGCAACAAGGCTCTACCTTCTCCAGTTCCTCTAGGTTGTAGCTGGTGGCACCGATGAAAAAACCGTAGTTGACGATCGATTTTTCCCTGGCTCTGCGCAACTTATCTTCTAAGGTAGCCTGATTGACCGTGAGGGGTTTGGTATTGGGCATTTCCAAAAAACTGGTCACTCCCCCCCTAGCGCAGGCATAACTAGCGGTCTGTAAATCTTCTTTATGCTCCAACCCTGGCTCGCGGAAATGCACCTGGGGGTCAATTACTCCTGGCAGTAGAGTCAACCCCGTGCCATCAATTACCCGATCGGTCTCTAGGGCAATCTCTTCCCCAATTTGGGCTATCTTTTCTCCCTGTACTAGCACATCCAACTGTTGCACTGTCCCTGTTGGCAGGAGGACATGACTACCGCGAATTAACAAATCCTGCATGGCCAGCTACCTTGACTCACTCTATTTTATTGTGGTAGATTTTTAGACCGTTGACAAAATAGCCCCTATGCCCACGATTCAGCAACTGATTCGGAGTGAGAGAACCGCTTTAAAGCAAAAGACCAAATCCCCTGCCCTTAAAGCCTGTCCCCAGCGGCGGGGAGTCTGCACTAGGGTTTACACCACCACCCCCAAAAAACCCAACTCTGCTTTACGTAAAGTAGCGCGCGTACGTCTTACCTCTGGGTTTGAAGTAACAGCCTACATACCTGGGATTGGTCATAATTTACAGCAGCACTCCGTAGTTCTGATTCGGGGCGGACGGGTTAAAGACTTACCCGGTGTACGTTACCACATCATCCGGGGCACCCTGGATACCGCAGGGGTCAAAGACCGCAAGCAAGGGCGCTCCAAATATGGGGCAAAACGACCTAAACCAGGACAAGCCGCTGCTCCCACTGGCAAGAAGAAGTAGGAGGTGAGAAATGTCCCGTCGTAATCGTGCTATCAAACGTGTAACTCCCCCTGAGCCTGTTTACAACAGTCGCCTAGTTAATATGCTCATTAAAAGGCTGATGCTCAACGGCAAGCTGGCCCTGGCATCCCGTATTGTCTACAAAGCTTTGGATTTGGTGGGTCAACGCACAGGTAATTCGCCCCTAGAGGTCTTTGAGCGGGCAGTCCGCAATGTCACACCCCTGGTGGAAGTCAAGGCAAAGCGAGTAGGGGGAGCCACCTATCAAGTGCCAATGGAAGTGCGCAGCGATCGAGGTGTTTCCCTTGCCCTACGATGGATTATCCAGTATGCCCGTCAGCGCAATGGCAAGGGGATGATCATCAAGTTGGCAAACGAGATTATGGACGCTTCCAACGAGACAGGGGGAGCTATTCGCAAGCGGGAAGAGACTCACAAGATGGCAGAAGCCAACAAAGCCTTTGCCCACTACCGCTACTAAAGGCAGTTTGTGCTATTCTTTATACTGGTTTCAGATTTTCGCCCTGTGACGAGGACAACAACGTGGCAAGAACTATCCCCCTAGAGAGAGTACGCAACATTGGTATCGCCGCCCACATTGATGCGGGTAAGACGACGACAACGGAACGTATCCTGTTCTACTCCGGTCTCATCCACAAGATGGGGGAGGTGCATGAGGGTACATCGGTCACCGACTGGATGGCACAAGAGCGGGAGCGGGGTATCACCATTACAGCAGCAGCTATCAGTACCGCCTGGACTATAAGAGACCCCAACAACCCCAGTCAGCCCTTGCCTGGTGCACCAGAACATAGGATTAACATCATCGATACCCCTGGTCACGTTGATTTCACGATCGAAGTAGAGCGATCGATGCGGGTACTAGACGGGGTGATTACGGTTTTGTGCTCGGTAGGTGGTGTACAGCCCCAAACAGAAACGGTGTGGCGGCAGGCAGACCGCTACAGGGTGCCCCGCATTATCTACGTCAACAAGATGGACAGGACAGGGGCTAACTTCTTCAAGGTGTATAACCAGGTAAGGGAACGGTTGCGGGCTAACGCTGTGCCTATCCAGATTCCCATTGGCAGCGAGTCTGACCTCAAAGGCATTGTTGACCTAGTGCGGATGAAAGCCTACATCTACTACGACGACCTGGGTAAAGACATCAGGGTAGAGGAGATTCCTAGCGAAGTCAAAGAAGTGGCTGAAGAGTATCGGGTCAAGATGGTGGAATCGGTAGTAGAAACTGACGATGACCTGATGACCAAGTACCTAGAGGGAGAAGACCTGACAGAGGAAGAGATTAAAGCAGCTTTGCGCAAAGGGACAATTAACGGCACGATCGTGCCCATGCTATGTGGTTCCTCCTTCAAGAACAAGGGGGTACAGTTACTCCTGAATGCAGTGGTGGAGTACTTGCCATCCCCGATTGATATTCCCGCAATTAAGGGCAAA is drawn from Pseudanabaenaceae cyanobacterium SKYG29 and contains these coding sequences:
- a CDS encoding dihydroorotase produces the protein MQDLLIRGSHVLLPTGTVQQLDVLVQGEKIAQIGEEIALETDRVIDGTGLTLLPGVIDPQVHFREPGLEHKEDLQTASYACARGGVTSFLEMPNTKPLTVNQATLEDKLRRAREKSIVNYGFFIGATSYNLEELEKVEPCCGIKIFMGSMHGDLLVDDDELLERIFAQGSRLIAVHAEDQQRIRQRRAAILDNLPAANPCLHSLIQDDQAALLATIKAVHLSLKYRRRLHILHLSTKLEVDYLRQYKAPWITAEVTPQHLFLNTAAYETLGTLAQMNPPLRSEADNAALWQGLQDGILDFIATDHAPHTLEEKAKPYPHSPSGMPGVETSLPLMLTAAVQGKCTLFQVSNWLSRNVAIAYGIPRKGEIRVGWDADLVLVDLNRWQTVETTQLQTKCGWSPFTGWRLTGFPQYTIVNGQVVYAQGKIISETRGKPLQFLPFVVGNRVMV
- the rpsL gene encoding 30S ribosomal protein S12, which codes for MPTIQQLIRSERTALKQKTKSPALKACPQRRGVCTRVYTTTPKKPNSALRKVARVRLTSGFEVTAYIPGIGHNLQQHSVVLIRGGRVKDLPGVRYHIIRGTLDTAGVKDRKQGRSKYGAKRPKPGQAAAPTGKKK
- the rpsG gene encoding 30S ribosomal protein S7, encoding MSRRNRAIKRVTPPEPVYNSRLVNMLIKRLMLNGKLALASRIVYKALDLVGQRTGNSPLEVFERAVRNVTPLVEVKAKRVGGATYQVPMEVRSDRGVSLALRWIIQYARQRNGKGMIIKLANEIMDASNETGGAIRKREETHKMAEANKAFAHYRY